The genomic interval TGAATGGGCAATGCCAAGACGATTGCTTATGCGCAGGACATGCGTATCAACAGGTATTGCCTGTTTTCCAAAGGCATTCCCTAAAATAACATTGGCTGTTTTTCTGCCAACACCATGGAGTGTCAGAAGTTCTTCCATTGTTTGAGGAACCTTTCCATGAAAATCCTTTATCAGTTTTTTTGAACACTCAATGATCATCCTTGCCTTGTTTTTATAATATGTTATTGAGCTTATAGCATGTTCAAGTGTTTTAGCATCTGCATTTGCAAAGTCTTCAGGGGTTTTATATTTCTTGAACAGTTTTTCTGTCACAACATTTACCTTTACATCTGTGCATTGTGCCGAAAGTATCGTGGCAATAAGGAGTTCGAATGGATTTGTGAAATTAAGGGCAATCCGCGGGTGTGGGTATTTTTTTAATAGAAGCTCTGTTATTTTTTTAGCGTTTGCCATTATTCCTCATTTAGTATTACAACCTCTATTTTGCCTTTCAGTCCTTCCCTGAATCGCTTTGCATCATTTATATCTCCAACAATTGAGCCATAATGCATTGGTATAGCAATCCTCGGATTGATGGTTATTGCTGCTTGAACAGCCTCTTCTGCTGTCATAACATATGTTCCAGAAACAGGAAGTAGGGCAATGTCGATATTTTTGAATGTCTTCATTTCAGGTATATAATCTGTATCTCCTGCAATGTATATCCTTTGCCCATTTGCCGTGAAAATGTATCCAACCCATCCTTTATCTTTTGTATGGAACTGTTTGTTTGTGTTATAGGCAGGTACAGCTTCTATTTCAATTCCACTCACATTTATTTTATCGCCAGGTCTGACAATCTTAATATTACCTGATATTTTCTTTGCACAATCTCCTGTCGTAACTATCACTGTATTTGGCCCTTGAATCTTTTTTACATCCTCAGGTGAACAGTGATCATAATGCTCATGTGTTATGAGTATTATATCTGCTGAATCTTTCTTTTTAATCTTAAACGGATCAGTGAAAATAACTTTCTCACCTGTTATTTTGAATGTGTCATGTCCAAGATAGTGGATGTTTTTTACCATAACTTTTACCTCCTTTTTCTCTGAAAATGTTGTTGCTGGGATTAAAAAGATGCAATTGACTGCTATTAATATTCCATAAAATAATTTCTTCATACCCCCTCCCGTGTTTTTTGAAATTATATCATAAATTTTGATACTTTATTTTTTATAATTCGATATGCTATATTTATCTTTCCCAGCTTACAGGGTTTTATATAATACTATCTTTTATAGACTTGACAAAAACGAATTTCTCTGGTAAGCTTAACAGGTTTTTCCGATAAATCGGAAATTTTTCAATGGTAATAGTTTGGCAGCAATTTTTTGGAGTGTATTAACTTTAATATGGAGGCCTTGAATAATAATGCCTACAATTGCACAACTGATTAAGAATGGACGAAAGAAAGTCGAGAAAAAGACGAAGAGCCCTGCTCTTAAAAACTGTCCGCAGAAGCGAGGTGTATGCGTGAGAGTTTATACAACTACACCTAAAAAACCGAACTCTGCATTAAGAAAGGTTGCAAGGGTTAGACTTACAAATGGAATGGAGGTCACAGCTTATATTCCAGGTGTGGGGCATAATTTACAGGAGCATTCAATTGTATTGATAAGAGGTGGAAGGGTTAAGGACCTTCCGGGTGTCAGATACCATATTTTAAGGGGTGCCCTCGACTGCGCGGGTGTTGCGAATAGGAGGCAGGGAAGGTCCAAGTACGGAGCAAAGAGACCTAAGTAAGAGGATAAGAAAATGGCAAGAAGACGAGTATCAGCAAAAAGAGAAATATTACCGGATCCGAAATACAATAGCAAGCTGGTAAGCAGATTTATCAGTGTTATTTTGAAAGATGGTAAAAAGTCAACTGCTGAAAAGGCATTTTACGGAGCGCTGGATATTCTCAAAGAAAAGACAGGCGCTGATCCATTGAAAGTGTTCAAAACCGCGGTTGAGAATGTAAAACCAGTTCTTGAGGTCAAACCAAGAAGGGTTGGTGGTGCAACCTATCAGGTTCCGATGGAGGTAAGGCCTCATAGAAAAGTTGCTCTTGCATTAAGATGGATTGTGGATTATGCAAGAAAACGGAAGGAAAAAACTATAAGCGAAAAGCTTGCAGGAGAACTTCTGGATGCCTATAACAATACAGGCAGTTCTATAAAGAAAAAAGAAGATACTCATAAGATGGCAGAGGCTAACAGGGCATTTGCTCACTATAGATGGTAAGGAGATTTTAGTCTGATGTCGCGATTTCCATTAGAAAAAACACGAAATATTGGTATTATGGCTCATATTGATGCTGGTAAGACCACAACTACCGAAAGGATACTTTACTATACGGGTGTAACATATAAAATCGGTGAAGTCCATGAGGGTACTGCGGTTATGGACTGGATGGTACAGGAACAAGAGAGGGGGATTACCATAACATCTGCAGCAACCACATGCTCATGGAAAGAACACAGAATAAATATAATTGACACACCCGGCCATGTTGATTTTACCATTGAAGTTGAACGTTCTTTGAGGGTTCTTGATGGTGCAGTTGCAGTATTCGATGCGGTTGCAGGTGTTGAGCCGCAGTCAGAGACGGTCTGGAGACAAGCCAACAAATATGGTGTTCCAAGAATTGCCTTTATGAATAAAATGGACAGGGTTGGCGCTGACTTTTTTATGGCAGTAGATACAATGGTGGAGAAGTTGGGTGCGAAGCCCGTTCCTGTGCAAATACCTATTGGAAGTGAAGATAAGTTCAGGGGTCCGATAGATATCGTAACTATGAGGGCATTTTATTTTGATGATGAAACGCTTGGTGCAAAATATGTTGAGGCTGATATACCGGAAGAATATATTGTAAAGGCAAAGGAATATAGAGAAAAATTATTGGAAGCAATAGCAGATGTTGATGAAAATATAATGGAGAAATACCTTTCAGGAGAAGAAATATCAGTTGAGGAAATTAAAAGGGCAATCCGTAAAGGCACGATAGAAATGAAATTTACACCTGTGTTGTGTGGTTCTGCATTCAAGAACAAAGGAGTTCAGTTACTGCTTGATGCTATAGTTGATTATTTGCCTTCTCCTATAGATATTCCCCCTGTGAAAGGTATAAGACCATCTGATGGAGCAGAAGTTGAGAGGAAGGCATCTGACGACGAGCCTTTTGCAGCGCTTGCCTTTAAGATAATGACAGATCCATTTGTTGGACAGCTTACATTTGTGAGAGTTTATTCTGGTGTTCTGAATGCGGGATCTTATGTATATAACTCTACAAAAGATGTAAAGGAGAGAATAGGCAGGCTTCTTAAAATGCATGCCAACAAAAGGGAAGAGATAAAGGAAGTAAGAGCCGGGGATATAGCAGCCATCGTAGGATTAAAGAACACTCTTACAGGGGACACCCTTTGCGATGAGAATAATCCTATAGTTCTTGAATCAATACAGTTTCCTGAACCGGTTATAGCAGTTGCAATAGAGCCAAAGACAAAGGCGGACCAGGAAAAGCTTTCTGTTTCACTGGCAAAACTTGCGCAGGAGGACCCGTCTTTTAAGGTTTCTTATGATGAAGAGACAGGGCAGACAATAATATCTGGAATGGGCGAACTTCATCTTGAGATAATTGTTGATAGATTGATGCGGGAGTTTAAGGTTAGTGCAAATGTTGGTAAACCGCAGGTTGCATATAAAGAGACAATAAAAGGATCAGCAAAAGTAGAAGGTAAATTCGTAAGGCAGTCAGGCGGTCGAGGTCAATATGGCCATGTTTGGTTGGATGTTGAACCCCTTGAGAGAGGAAAGGGATTTGAATTTGTCAATAAAATAGTCGGTGGTGCCATTCCAAAGGAATACATTCCGGCAGTAGAAAAAGGCATAAAAGAAGCTATGGATAGCGGTGTGCTTGCAGGCTATCCTGTTGTAGATGTTAGGGCAACTCTTTTTGATGGTTCTTATCATGAGGTTGACTCATCTGAGATGGCTTTTAAAATAGCAGGATCAATGGCATTTAAAGAAGGTGCAAAAAAGGCACAGGTTACGCTTCTTGAGCCTATAATGAGTGTTGAAGTTGTTACCCCAGAGGAATATATGGGAGATGTTATTGGAGACCTTAATTCAAGACGAGGAAAAATACAGTCTATGGAAAAGAGGGGTAATTCTCAGGTGATAAAGGCAATGGTGCCTCTCTCAGAAATGTTCGGATATGCGACAGATTTGAGATCTAAAACACAGGGAAGAGCTACTTACACGATGCAATTTTCACATTATGAGGATGTGCCTAAAAATATAAGCGATAGTATTGTTGCAAAAGCAAAAGGCGAATGAATTTATAAAGGAATTATAAGAAGTTAATAGGAGGAGTTATGGCCAAGGCAAAATTTGAGAGGGTAAAGCCGCATGTAAATGTAGGGACCATAGGGCATGTTGATCATGGTAAGACCACACTGACAGCAGCGATAACTAAGGTATTGGCAATAAAAGGACTTGCACAGTATAAGGCATATGACCAGATAGACAACGCACCTGAGGAGAGGGCGAGGGGGATTACTATAGCAACTGCGCATGTTGAGTATGAGACAGACAAGAGGCACTATGCACATGTTGACTGTCCTGGGCATGCTGACTATGTCAAGAACATGATAACAGGGGCAGCCCAGATGGACGGGGCGATACTTG from Dissulfurispira thermophila carries:
- the nth gene encoding endonuclease III — protein: MANAKKITELLLKKYPHPRIALNFTNPFELLIATILSAQCTDVKVNVVTEKLFKKYKTPEDFANADAKTLEHAISSITYYKNKARMIIECSKKLIKDFHGKVPQTMEELLTLHGVGRKTANVILGNAFGKQAIPVDTHVLRISNRLGIAHSNNPEKVEQELMMQIPNDKWTSFSLALILHGRETCTAKNPKCGKCILYEECEWPEKR
- a CDS encoding MBL fold metallo-hydrolase, with amino-acid sequence MKKLFYGILIAVNCIFLIPATTFSEKKEVKVMVKNIHYLGHDTFKITGEKVIFTDPFKIKKKDSADIILITHEHYDHCSPEDVKKIQGPNTVIVTTGDCAKKISGNIKIVRPGDKINVSGIEIEAVPAYNTNKQFHTKDKGWVGYIFTANGQRIYIAGDTDYIPEMKTFKNIDIALLPVSGTYVMTAEEAVQAAITINPRIAIPMHYGSIVGDINDAKRFREGLKGKIEVVILNEE
- the rpsL gene encoding 30S ribosomal protein S12, whose protein sequence is MPTIAQLIKNGRKKVEKKTKSPALKNCPQKRGVCVRVYTTTPKKPNSALRKVARVRLTNGMEVTAYIPGVGHNLQEHSIVLIRGGRVKDLPGVRYHILRGALDCAGVANRRQGRSKYGAKRPK
- the rpsG gene encoding 30S ribosomal protein S7, producing the protein MARRRVSAKREILPDPKYNSKLVSRFISVILKDGKKSTAEKAFYGALDILKEKTGADPLKVFKTAVENVKPVLEVKPRRVGGATYQVPMEVRPHRKVALALRWIVDYARKRKEKTISEKLAGELLDAYNNTGSSIKKKEDTHKMAEANRAFAHYRW
- the fusA gene encoding elongation factor G; this translates as MSRFPLEKTRNIGIMAHIDAGKTTTTERILYYTGVTYKIGEVHEGTAVMDWMVQEQERGITITSAATTCSWKEHRINIIDTPGHVDFTIEVERSLRVLDGAVAVFDAVAGVEPQSETVWRQANKYGVPRIAFMNKMDRVGADFFMAVDTMVEKLGAKPVPVQIPIGSEDKFRGPIDIVTMRAFYFDDETLGAKYVEADIPEEYIVKAKEYREKLLEAIADVDENIMEKYLSGEEISVEEIKRAIRKGTIEMKFTPVLCGSAFKNKGVQLLLDAIVDYLPSPIDIPPVKGIRPSDGAEVERKASDDEPFAALAFKIMTDPFVGQLTFVRVYSGVLNAGSYVYNSTKDVKERIGRLLKMHANKREEIKEVRAGDIAAIVGLKNTLTGDTLCDENNPIVLESIQFPEPVIAVAIEPKTKADQEKLSVSLAKLAQEDPSFKVSYDEETGQTIISGMGELHLEIIVDRLMREFKVSANVGKPQVAYKETIKGSAKVEGKFVRQSGGRGQYGHVWLDVEPLERGKGFEFVNKIVGGAIPKEYIPAVEKGIKEAMDSGVLAGYPVVDVRATLFDGSYHEVDSSEMAFKIAGSMAFKEGAKKAQVTLLEPIMSVEVVTPEEYMGDVIGDLNSRRGKIQSMEKRGNSQVIKAMVPLSEMFGYATDLRSKTQGRATYTMQFSHYEDVPKNISDSIVAKAKGE